In Strigops habroptila isolate Jane chromosome 4, bStrHab1.2.pri, whole genome shotgun sequence, a single genomic region encodes these proteins:
- the PLD6 gene encoding mitochondrial cardiolipin hydrolase: MWAVVAPRRPLLAAAMAAAAAGLALAVAARRWRRRRPVREVLFFPSPPSCTEALLAEAAGPGAPVQPCPCPLPRNDCSLSRLLRRLLSARRSLEICLFAFSCPQLGRAVRLLHRRGVRVRVVTDAQYMGLRGSQIGLLRHAGIQVRHDQGCGYMHHKFAIVDRRMLITGSLNWTTQAIQTNRENVLVVEDAEYVKPYLDEFERIWEEYNPTKYRFLSQGQ; the protein is encoded by the exons aTGTGGGCTGTGGTGGCTCCGCGGCGGCCGCTCCTTGCGGCGGCGatggcggcggcagcggcggggctgGCCCTGGCCGTGGCTGCGCggcgctggcggcggcggcgcccggTCCGCGAGGTGCTGTTCTTCCCCTCGCCGCCCAGCTGCACCGAGGCGCTGCTGGCCgaggcggcggggcccggcgcgCCGGTccagccctgcccctgcccgcTGCCTCGCAACGACTGCTCCCTCAGCCGCCTGCTCCGGAGGCTCCTCTCCGCCCGCCGCTCCCTTGAGATCTGCCTCTTCGCCTTCTCCTGCCCGCAGCTCGGCCGCGCCGTGCGGCTCCTGCACCGCCGCGGCGTCCGCGTCCGCGTTGTCACCGACGCGCAGTACATGGGGCTGCGGGGCTCGCAGATCGGCCTCCTCCGGCACGCCG GGATCCAGGTGCGCCACGACCAAGGGTGCGGGTACATGCACCACAAGTTCGCCATCGTGGACCGGAGGATGCTCATCACGGGCTCTCTCAACTGGACCACGCAGGCCATCCAGACCAACCGGGAGAATGTGCTGGTGGTGGAGGATGCAGAGTACGTGAAGCCATATCTGGATGAGTTTGAAAGGATTTGGGAAGAGTACAATCCCACCAAGTATAGGTTTTTATCCCAAGGACAGTAA